AATACCCAAACACTTAAAAATGAGTGAGACGGATATGATTTCGATTGTCAGAGACGAAATCCAATTTGATGGATCCCAATTTTTAAATGATCCAAACTTTCCATTGTTGCGAAAAATCAATGAAAGACCCGGTAAAAAACCAACAAACGTGGTTCTAGTGATCCAGGAATCTTGGACTGGTAAGTTTGTTTGGCCTGTCTCGGATGGTTATTGGTTAGGGAAGGAAATAACCCCGTATTACAATCAATTGGCGAAAAAAGGACATAGTTTCCGGAAGTTTTACGCAAATGGCGGAAGGACGAGTAATGCACTACTCTCTGTATTAACCAGTATTCCGGATAGACCAGGCCTTACCGCGATTCGCACACCTCAAATCCTTAGCCACTTTTCAGCTATTGGAAATATCTTTTCTGAGTTAGGTTATGAAACAAGTTTTATCACTGGAGATGATTTAAAATTTGATAGTCTTGCTACAATTTTACCTCACTTCGGATTCAAAACTTTAATTGGTAAAGAAGATTTCCGGAAGTCAGGGTTGTACCAAATTGGAGCATGGGGATATGATGATGAGCACCTTTATTCCAAAGCCATACAAGAGATGGATATTTACCAAAAAAATAATAAACCGTTTTTAATGACAATTCTCACCATGACAACACATTACCCTTATAAAGTTCCAAATCCTAAGTATGAAATTTTTGATTCAAGTGTTACTGATTTCGATTATCTAAACACTTATCATTATTCGGATGCTGCCTTAGAAGGATTTATGAAAGAAATTCAAAAAAGAAAATATTTTGATGATACTTTATTTGTATTTGTGGGGGATCATACCCATCATAGGTATTTATCTTATTACGAAGATAGAATGGTGCCTTTTTTATTATTCTCACCAAAATACATTAAACCAAAGTTAGACGAAAGAATATCTTCTCAACTGGATGTGTTACCAACAATTTTAGGAGTGATTGGTAGAGAAACGTATTTTTCTGGATTTGGAAAAAACCTAATGGCTCCGAATGTAAAATCAGGAAGTACTTATTTTGCCTATGGAAGTGCTTGTGGTTGGATAGATGAAGAAAAAATTCTTTACCAAAGTGTTGACGGAGACACCCAATTTATTTTTCAAATGGTGCCTCCTTATGCAGAAGATCCAGTTTGTAACCCAAACCGTACAAATTGTACGAATCAAACATTAAAAGCAAAAGCTTTTTTTAATTTGTCACTTGAGCTGATGAATCGCAATGCCATTTACCCTTTGGAAGGACGATTACGGTACTCCAGGAAATGAATCCACATATTTCACTTTAAAGTCAGGAAAACTTGTCACAATTTGGACTTTAAAATCGGGGAAACTTGTCACCTCTTGCCACTGGCCACAGTCAGAGGGAAAACTAGTGACTTTTTTTACCTTTAGGTCTGGAAAACTGTCGACAATCTGAACTTTAAAATCAGGGAAACTTGACACAAACTGCACTTTGCCAGCCAACTTTTTGCCTTTGAATGTACAATCGGATCCAACTTCTCCTGCAAATAACCCAACCGTCAAAATCATAGTCAGTAAAATAAAAAAGAAAGGTTTCATCTTCCCTCCAAAATTTAAGAAATAAATTCTCGATTTATTTTTAAGGATGTCAATCCTTTTGTTCATGAATTCTGAATCTGCCATTTTATTCACTCAATGTTTGCAAAATGATTTCACATCGCTTTTGGATAAATATGATCCACTTCCCAATTCATTACACATCGGCTATGCAGAAGCCAATCGATTACTCGGAGAAATGGTCGAAGATGGACCTGTATTTTCCCTTATGGATTGGGCATACGAAACAGAGCCAAACCGTTTAAAATTAATTCACATTCGTGATTGGCACGATCCCAATTCAAAATCACAGGAAGACCATCTTATACAATTTGGATACCATTGTATTAAAGATACAAAAGGAGCTGAGTTTGTGTTTGAAAATTGGATTCAAAAAGATCCAAAACGAGCAGAGATAATTAATGCCTCAGGATTAAATGACTTTGTAGATACAAATTTAGAATCCGTTTTAAAACCTTACAAAGGTAAACCGATAAAAGTTGGAATTACAGGTGTTTGGACCGAAGCAAAAATAACCTTCCTTTGTTATGATCTTAAAACAAGATACCCAGAGTTTGAATTAGCAGTTTGTTCTGCCCTAACCGCAAGTTCCTCTTTATCTATGCATTTTATTGCATTGGATCAGTTGAAACAAATTTTAGGCGTACAAGTGTTTTCTTCAATCGGTGCATTTACAGAATTTTTAACTGGTGAACAACCAAATGTAGTGAAACGAATTTCCACTAATGCAAGGATCTCAAGTGAAAAACTAAAATTAGATCCAAAGTATCCTATCTCTGATCTTGATAAACAAATCTTGCTCTATTTATTTCGTGATTGTAAGGAAGTTGAGTTCAAAACGTTGGATGGAGGATTTTCAGGTAACGTCGTTTTAAAATCAAAATCCACCGACCATTTAGGACATGCACAAGTTCCATGTGTTGTCAAAATTGGAAGTCGCGACTTGATTGCAAAAGAAAGAACCTCCTTTGAAAGAATCCAAGAAGTATTAGGAAATAATGCACCTTCAATTGTCGACTTTTGTGAATTAAATGATCGTGGGGCAATCAAATACCGTTATGCAGCAATGTTAGACGGAAATGTAAAAACATTCCAAAAAGTTTACGGATCGATGGCTGATGGATCTGGACTTGATCGTGTCATTGACATCGTATTTGGTGAACAACTAGGACGTTTGTTTGAAGCTGCCTCTACCGAAAAACTTAATTTGTTGGAATATTATGATTTCCAAGCAAAATATGCAAAATCGGTGAGATCGAGAGTAGAATCAATATTAGGTGGACCACAGACGAATGATACAATTCGTATATTGCCTGGATATGAAGTGGGTAATCCATGCATATTTTATGAAAAAGATTTACGAGCACTCAAAGAGTACAATGCAATTTCACATAACACTTCTTATGTACATGGAGACTTGAACGGAGCCAATATCATAATCGATGCACAAGAGAATGTATGGATGATCGATTTTTTTCATACACATCGAGGCCATATCATACGTGATCTTTTAAAACTTGAAAACGACGTATTATATATTTTTTGTAAAATTGAAACAGAAGCAGAATGGAAAGAAGCGTTGATTCTCACTGAAATTTTACATCGCCAAGAAGATTTAGGAATTCCACTTCCATTCGAGGCACCAAAAGAATTATCCAATGATAAATTTAGAAAGGCTTATCGCGTTGTCGCAAAACTCAGGTCCTATTACCCCCGTTTAGTGAAACTTGACCGAGATCCATACCAAATGCATGTAGGTGCCTTACGATATGCAATGCATACAATTTCCTTTGATGAATGTAATGAATGGCAAAAGAAATGGGCTTTGTATGTTGGTGCTAAACTTATTGATAAAATCAAATCCTATATACAAAAATCAAAAGTTTTACGCATTGATTATTTAAATTCGATTCAAAACGAAACAATGGGATCTATCTCAAACATTGGACTTACGATTTTACCTGGAAGAAAAGACCGTGGAAGGGTGCTCCAAGATGATTTACAAACCATCAAAAACGAAGGGATCACTCATATCTTAAGTCTGATCACGGAACAAGAATACATCCAATATGGAGTGACTGATCTAAAATCTGAAATTCCTAAACTAGGATTGGAGCAAAAACAATTATCAATTTTGGACCAAAAAGTGCCAAATCTCTCTCAAATGAAAGAGATCGTCGAATGGATGGATTCGGTCTTTTCCAAAAAACAAAAAATTCTTATCCATTGTGTTGGTGGACTTGGCCGCTCGGGAACGGTTGCATGTGCGTATTTGATTTGGAAGTACAAAATGGATGCAGAATCAGCAATTCAAAAAGTGAGAGAATCGAGAAGTGAACGTGCTGTTGAATCACACGAACAAATTCGATTCTTAGAATTATGGGAAAAAACGATACGTAACTAGGTAGAAAGTAATTTTTTCCTTTCTACTTCTAACATACCGTCTAACTCTTGTTTTTTGGAGTGCATCAATCGATATAGATGGTCTTGGAATTCTTCCCAATTTGAAAAATCACTTGGATTGTGGATTCCAAGTCCTAAATATCCGATAACATTTCCTTTTTGGTATTCTTGGTAGGTAGTGATGCCTGACTTCACTGCTACAAATACAGGAATTTTTTGGTCAAAAGCAATTTTCACCATCCCTTTTTTTAAAGGTTGGATTTCTTCACTATAAGTATTTTTACCTTCAGGATAAACGATATAGGATGTGGTTTTTAGTCCTTCAATTAAGTTTTTGACTGACACGGCAATTGACATCGCTTTTGAATTATCAAATACTTGCGAGCCCATAGCTGTCATCCACCAATAGGCAAACCATGCTTTTTTGATGACTTGGTTTGCTAAGAATGGTTTTCTAATCACATAACAATCGTAAGGAAAATCCATTTCATTTACATGATTTAAAAAAATCATATGACCTTTTTCTGGAACCGTGAATTCGTTAAACACTAAGACTTTTGTTTTGGTAATTTTTTTGACATCTTCGGCCCAAATTTTTGTGCCTTCTAAAAATTCTTTGATGCGTTTTTCTCGGTTCCCGGTCACCGATCGATATAATCCCCGAATTAAATACGGACTGGCCTTTCCAAATACCAATAAGGTGATTCGCAAATAAACTTTCATCACCAAACGTCCGTAGTGAACACTAAGTCCGTGTAAGTTTTTTTCAATTAAGTTGTCAACGACTGGAATTTTCGCCATAGCAACAATTAGACAAAAGAGTGGTTTCTATGGATATAAAAAAGCCCAAGAAATTTCTTGGGCAATTGATTTGGAAACAGTGTTAGATATTGTTTCTTATTGTTGCGGTGTGTTAGTAGTTCCTTGAGCTGGTTTTGCGGGAACATTGAGAGCTTTTTTACGTTCTTGATCGTATTTCATGAACACCATGTTATTGGAATCATAATCGTAAACTCGACCTCTCACGTCTGCATGGTCCACTCGATACTCTTCTGGCACTCGAACATCAAACATTGCTTGGATTCGATGGTCATACTTTACATAAGGATTCTTAGAAAAGTCATATGTAACACCATCAACTTTTACAGGTTGCCCTTCAACACTCGCACCAGTTTCATCTTTAACTGCTTCTGATTTTGCCTGTGAGTTATTGAGATAATAGTTATCATAAGGGTATTTTAATTTATAGATATTGATGGCATTGGCTTTTGAATCACGAGCAAGGTTGATTGCTCCGAAATACAACTCAATACGATACTTTCTATGTGATGGTTGTAGTTTTTGGTGTTTTTCTAAATTACGTTCCACTTTTAATGCGTTGGCTCTTGCTTCTTTTGCAAGACCTAAGTGTTTGTAACCAAGCTCCATATTCTTTTCAATGTCATACTTATTATAGCTATAATGTGCCTCTTTTGGGTCGTACATCCTTCTTTGGAATGGTGCTTCACGAGGAAGGTCCATCACATCCTGGCGGAAATAAGATCCTTTTCCATATTCAATGGAAATATCAAGAAGAGCTTTATCCAAGGGATTGTTTGGATTTTTACGTTCCATTGCTGTTTTCATCATCTCTTCAGCCCGGAGGATGTATAACTGCGAAAGTTCTTCCGTCATTTTTTCAACTGCCAATTGGCATTCGAGAAAACGTTGGTAAGCAGAAGGAAAGTTTCCTTCAAAATGGTATTGTAATCCTTCTTGGTAGATACGTTTGGCTTCTAAGTATTTTTTCATACGGAAACCTTCTTTCCCTTCGGGAGCATTTAACTCGGTAGGTTTCCCTTCCGCATCTTCCCCACGAAAGTTTTTAACGACTGGTTCAAGCTCACGTAGGTATGTTAAGAGCTCGATTCGTTTTTGGTAGGATTTACTGGAGACCGATTCCGCAAACATAGGTGCTTGCATCACGAGACTCATCATGAGAATAAGAAGGGATTGTTTCATTGCTCTGCCATTCATTCCGTTTCCGTACTTTCCTTCGTTAGAAGAATCTTACAAGTAATTTCAGGGTGTCCCCTGTGAGTATTATCGGAGATTTATGATATTGGATTGACAGATTGTATTTTAAAATTGAGCCTTTTCCTAGATTTTTCCTATGTCCCAAGCCGCTGCCCAGTCAAAAAAAGTATCTTTTCGTGCCAAAGAGTCTACAGCTTGCCCAATTTGTGATGAAAATCACCAAAAGGAGCAGATGTTCCAAGGGGGTGGTCGACTCATCGCTGGGAAATTAGCCCAAGATTTACGTCGTCTCTACGAAAAAAATAGGAAATTTGGACGTGTGAGTCCTCTGGATTATGTCATGACAGTCTGTCCGAGGTGTTTGTATTCTTCTTTTCCGAAAGATTGGAATGCACTGAACCCCGCTGACAACGAAGCGATTCGTATGGCAACCGATGCTCGCAGAAGTTATATAGAAAAAATTCTTGGTCCACTGGATTTCACACAGGACCGCCAAATCGTGTTAGGTGCCGCTTCTTATTTACTTGGGATGGATTGTTACCAATTACGTGGTGTGAGTGTTGCCCCTACACCGAAAAAAGCAGTTTGTGCGATTCGTGCTGCTTGGTATTTTTCAGACCTTCATGATGAATTCCCCCATATCGGATATGATAAAATTAGAGATTTACTCTACCAAAAAGCTGCGGTCATTTACGGTTATACATTAGAACTCATGCAGAATGGAAACGAACCTGTAGACCAAGCCGCAGGGATGTTAGGACCTGATACGGACAACAATTGGGGATTTGACGGTGTTATTTATTTGAATGCATTCCTAACAAAAAAGTTCAAAGACCAAATGGCCCCAAAACCCGAAGACCAAGTGTTACTTTTATCACGAGCTAAACGAACACTTGCTAGGTTGTATGGTTCAGGAAAAGCAAGTAAAGGAAAACCTGGTCCTATCGTGGAAATGACACGAGAGTTATACGACGAATACAATGCAATATTAGAAGCAATGGGAGGCGAGAAGTAAGGGTTTGCCCAACTACGCTCTGCTTGTCGAATATGATGGCACCCATTTTAATGGTTGGCAAAAACAAAAAAACCTACCGACAGTCCAATCTTCTATCGAATCGGCTCTAGCAATCATCCTCAGAAAAAACCCCGCCTCACGTTTGTCAGTTGCTGGGAGGACCGACACAGGTGTACATGCTCTGGGAATGGTCTGTAATTTTAAAACAGAAAATCCTATTCCCAATTTTCATAAACTTCTTGTTTCACTCAACGCACTCACTCCCAATGCTGTTTCTGTTAAAAATGTAGTCGAAGTTCCTGCTGAATTCCATGCCCGGTTTAGTTGTACTGGCAGAGAGTATATTTATAAATTATACTATAGCAAATACGAAAGTAGTTTTGTAGAGGGACGGGCATTTTGGGTCAAAAGCCATATCAACTGGGAAAAAGTGGAAAAACAACTTCAGGTGCTTGTTGGTGAAAAAGATTTCCGTTCTTTGACAAAAGCTAAGTCTATGGCTGGAAAACGAGCGATCCGAGAGATTTTGGCCATTCAATTAGAGAAACTAACCCCAGAATGGTACCAGATCCGGATCCGGGCAAACGGATTTATGCATAATATGGTACGGATTACAGTAGGAACTTTACTGGACATAGGGAAGGGACGTTGGGAATCTAGATCCATAGACTCCATTTTGGAAGAAAAGAACCGAACGCAGGCTGGTGTTACCCTACCGCCTGATGGGCTCTATTTTGTCCGCGCGTATTACGAAGATCATCCGGAAATTCATGAATTGTACAAAATCCCTCTTCCTTAGTATCCTTCTCATTTTCACTCTTTTCTCAGGTTCTCTTGCTTCTCAAACCCTTGAGGAGTATAACAAACGCCGCTATGAAATTGGAGGTTGGGTGGGAGCTGCCAATCCCATGCCTGGGACACCCACAGTGCGAGTCCTTGAAACCACTTTAGGTGGTGGTTTTTATGCAAGAATGCCTTGGCCATGGATTTTTTACACAGAAGTGGGTGGCTCCTATGCAGTGTTTTTGTCTAGATCCGAAAGGGCTTTAACGGCTATGCCTTTGTATGCCGCCCTCGCATATAAAATTCCAATCGAACTTCCGATTCAATTTTTCATCAAAGGTGGTGGTGGTTCATCTTATGTAGTGGCAAGACCTGCGGATACTGCTCGTTGGAATCCGACCGCCTTTGGTGGGTTAGAAGCTAGTTTTATTGCTGGTCGTAGAATTCGAATCGGTGTACGGTTGGATTATTATAAGATTTTTGAAACCCAAATGGATGTTCCCAATCAATACCGTTTTCCTTTAGCAAGTCCTTATGATGACCCACGTTTGCAAAACCCTGCTAATTATACCTTACAAAACGTGGATTTTTTCTATTTTGGTCTAACAGTAGGAGTTTTGTTCTGATGAAATCTTTGCGCCTACATTTTAGTTTTCTAATCCTTAGTGTGATTTTGTTTGGAAACTGCAAAACCAAATTAGACTTAGGTGAAGAATCGACTCTCCCAGTCATCTCTACACTTTTTAATAACCGAATGTTGCTTCTGCTTAAAGGAACCTATGCAACAGACAATCCACTAGATTGGAGTGAATTAAATAACGGAACGGGTGACTTATACATTGATACACAAGGGGAAGGATTAGATCCAACCATGACCTTAACAGATGTACCAAAAGCCGGCAATCTACCTATCTTTTTGGACATCGGAGAAGTTAGAATTTCTAGTAAGTATCTCAAAGGTTTGAATGAACTAACACAAATTAGAGATACAGTTGACTCCAACAAATTCTGGGATTACATTGCACCAAACCGACAAGTATTTTGTACTGTTACCTATTCTTTTGACAATAACACCTGTACGGAAAGTAATGGTGTCCTCAAAGCTTATGATTTTTTTAACGGTATCGGTGCGCAGTTTCCATCAAATGACCCTTCATCAGAAACCAATAGTTGGGAAGAGGCATTGACAGCTGGCCAACCATGGTTAGGCAGAGAATATTATTATGCCGCTATTTATTTTAGATCTCTTGTCACTGGTTTTGCACTAGACGCTGGTTTACCTGTCAGAGGTCGATTTGACAATAGACCTATTGTCAATGGTTTAAACATTGTTCCACGTAACAATTATGTGGCGGGAACGTCTACTTCTGAAAAAAGTAGCATTGTGCCAAAACTTTTCCCTGCTCTTTTCACACAATTGCCAACTCAATCAGTGCAATCCGATATGAAGATTCGTGATGGTTTTGACCCATACATTTTAGAAGTACGAGTCAATTTAAAAGAAAACTTGATGTTACATTCTTATACATCAAGCCGCTCAACGACAGTTACATATGTTGGTGTGAGTGACATCTTTTTTGACCACAAAGGGGAAGGAGATGCTGGTGGGAATTTGCTCACCCGCGCTCGGGTGATTTACCCAGAAGTGGCATCTAGTTTGACAATTTCCGGCGGTGGGAATTCACTCCTTCACTACTATGGAATTTTCCGGTTCCAAGAAACCGAATTTATCAATGTTTTGCCTTTGGCGGCGACACCTGCAAAACAGAATGCAAAAATCAAATACCTAAACCCAGGAACATATAAAGTTGTTTGTTTGGGTGACTTGTCAAAAAGAGACGGATATCCTGATACAGTTGTAAGAGAAACCGCTTTTACAATTCCCGATTATCCATTTCGACAGACATATAACGTTGATTTGGCATGCCCGTAGGAAAAAAATAGTTTCTAGTTTCATTTTTACTTTTTTTCGGTGGAGTTTTGATTTGTATTGGTAAAAGTACCAATCATATGAAAACGATTTTGTTCAAACTAAGAAACTTTCTCAGCAGAAACTCCGAAGTTACTGGCGATTTCCAATTTCCAATCAGATACAAACTGCTGTTAATTACATCAATCGTTTTACTATTCTCTATGTCTGGGGTGATTTTTCTTGCATCCTATTTTTTCAGAAAAGACAGTGAGATTCGAGTAAAAGAGAATAACATCAAAATCAATGAAATCCTTTCTTTAAAAGTTAAATCCGACTTACATTCAATTAGACAAGATGTTCACATCACTGCCTCTGCCATTTTTAGAAATAACCAATCAGCAAACAGCATTGCAAAAGAGTTATTTGAAGAGGATCAAAACTTCGTATTTATTGGAGCATATGATTCTAGTTTTAATCCAAAATTTGAATCTGTAAATGAAAACTTTTTACAAAAATACGATTATCAAAAATCGGAAGTCCAAGGTATTCTAAAAAAAATTCAACCTAAACTCAAAAAATCTTTTAGCGGAACAACCGTTATATGGAATATTAGTCCACATTTCCGAAATCCAATCCTATGTATTAGTTTTCCTTTATCGGAGACAAAAGACACACATACCATTTTGGTGACACTAGTAAAACTTGATACCTTATTAGATGCATTCCAAACATCAGGACCTGTAGAAACTTTTTTGGTAAGTGAAGACGGGAGTGTACTTGCGCACCCAGACGCAAAAGTAGTACTATCAGGAATAAATCTAAATGATTTAGCGATAGTTGACCGTATGAAAAAATCGACAGTCGACAATGGTCAATTTCGCTATGAAAACAAGGATGGAGAATTTTACCTTGCTGCCTTTAAAAAATTAGGTTTTGGAGGTGTTGGTGTTATCTCACAAGTTAGAGAAGCCAAAATATTTGAGGAAGTAAACAATATTCAAAAAAGAAATGTATACTTACTTATCATTTCATTATCACTTTCATTTATTGTTGTTTATATTTTTGCAAAATCACTTTCGACACCAATTCTAAAATTAGTTGATGCATCCGAAGAAATCCGAAGAGGAAACTATCACATCAGTTTACACGCCACTACACATGATGAAATTGGAACACTCACCAAATCATTTGTGAGTATGGGACGTGGTCTTGAAGAACGTGAAAAATTAAAGGATTCCTTTGGCCGCTTTGTAAACCAAGATATCGCTGAACTTGCAGCAAAAGGAAAGTTATCGATTGGTGGAAAACGAAAGTATTGTACTATCTTTTTTTCAGACATTCGAAGTTTTACTGCCATATCGGAAAAACTACAACCAGAAGAAGTGGTTGAGTTCCTTAACTTATACATGACCGAAATGGTAAAATGTGTCCAAGAAACAGGTGGAACTGTGGATAAATTTATTGGTGATGCTATTATGGCAACTTGGGGAGCTTTACGTGATCACAAAGAACATGCAAAGGCATCTGTTGAAGCTGCTCTAATGATGAGAGAAAAACTAATCGAATTTAATAAAAATAGAGGCACTGTTAAAAAACCAATCATTAAAATAGGATGTGGCATTAATACTGGTTATGTGATTGCAGGTCAAATTGGAAGTTCTGACAAAATGGAATACACCGTTATCGGAGATTCAGTAAACCTTGCCTCAAGAGTTGAATCATTTAATAAAGAAACGCATACGGATATTCTTATCACTGAAGCAACCTACCAAGAAGTGAAATCAGACTTTCATGTTGTGAGTATGGGAGAAATTGAATTTAAGGGTAAATCTAAAGCTCAAAAAGTTTATGCAGTACTAGGGAAAAAAACCGACCATACTGCACCAAAGAATCTGTCCGAATTACAAAAATTAGTTGGGATTGAAGCTGTCACCAAAAAGGTCAAAAAATGAATTTAGATAAACGAGATCGCTATGTTCTGATTGGCCTCACAAGCATTGCTATTTTTTTTAGTATCCTTTTTTATCTAGATCTAAATCGCAAAATTGATATCGGCGACCGAGAAGTAGTCGGAACAATCTTTTTTAAAAACAATATCGTACAAAGAAAATTTGAAGATGAAGTGATTTGGGAAAAACTGGAAAACAATAGTCCGCTCATCAATAAAGATACAATTCGATCTGAAGCGTATTCAGATGCAATCATACGTTTAAAAGACGGTACTGAGATCAATATTGATGAGAATTCAATGTTTAACTTAGATCTAACGGGCGAGGAACCTAATTTAGAATTTTCAGAAGGTTCACTAGAAGTTAAAAAGAACGATTCCAAAACAAATCAGATCAAAATCACTAGTTCCGGAAGTGAGATCAATGTAAATTCAGGGAATGTCAAAATCGAAAGAGTTAAGGACCAAGAACTTAGCCTCTTTGTTGAAAAAGGAAAAACAACTGTCAAACAAAATGGCAAATCCGTAGATGTAGAACAAGGTAAAAAAGCGGAATTCAAAAAGACTGGAATCGAAATCAAAAAAATACCGATTATTCTAACTTCACCATCTTCTCAAAAATTATTTTATGCTGAACCAAATGAAGCGAATGTGTCATTCCAATGGAAAATAGAACAAGGATTTGAATCACCGGTTTTAGAAATTTCACGTTCCCCCAACTTTCAACTCATCTATTTTTCAGAAACGATTACAGGTAACCAAACTTCAGTTAGTTTAAAAGAAGGAACTTTTTACTGGAGAGTAAAAGTAAAGAATCAAAATACCCAAGTTGTTGAAACCAGTGAGACCAATAAATTTTTTGTTTCAAAGATGGAATCATTTGTTGGTGAATCACCAAACAACGGTACAGTGATTTCATATGTTCAAATCTACCCTTTGGTGACAATTTCTTGGAGTAAACTAAGTACAGCTAACTTATACCAATTTTATTTGTCCGATACAAACCAATTTCAAAAGCCACTCAAACGTATTGAAACTGTGGCCAATCAAATTTCTTTCGATGACTTAAATGAGGGAACATATTATTGGAAAGTTATCGCAAAATCATCATTTGCTGAGACAAAGGATCGGGAAACGAAAGTATATTCATTTTCTATCAAAAAACAAAATTCAATCCCTTCTCCAAAATGGCAAAGACCAAATCCAGGAACAGAAATCAGCGGGGAAGAAATCAAATTAAATCAAGCAATTCTCATTTGGGAAGGAAATGCGGAAATTCAATCCTATAACGTCAAAATAGCAAAAGATTCAAAACTTTCCAATCCTATCGCAAGTATTGAAACCACATCTAATTTTTTGGTACCAAATTGGAAACAAATAGGTCACGGTCATTTTTTTGCTTCTATCACAGGGAAGACAAAAGATGGCAAAGAAACGGAACCTTCAAGTATTTTAAGTTTTAGCATTGTTGATCAAAAGAAAAAAACGGAAGTAACCTCACCTACTGAAGAAAACAAAACGATACCACCATCGGAACCAAAACTAGAAATTCTATCACCTAACGGAACTGTGGTCCAGATGAAAGGAAAATCAAGCTTGGATTTTCATTGGAAACTGAGTGG
The Leptospira bouyouniensis DNA segment above includes these coding regions:
- a CDS encoding LTA synthase family protein — its product is MLKLFFKPRFSDRIFLTYVCFGFLTLFLHRILFFYVYSYRLDEINFLLILKAFLIGFRFDFVTVSISLVGFYILSIWDTVSRYQFYRNLWVVTPLVIYPFCVLHLFADLLYFENANKHIGYEAIVFLGDLDVLIVSAWSEAPFKILSFLFLILLYILGIRFWFRKKKIGYQVNEAESNRYSMTKSILWILFFFIGLRGGPQESPLRASEAIISEDALINQIALNGIYTTINDFKSQSIPKHLKMSETDMISIVRDEIQFDGSQFLNDPNFPLLRKINERPGKKPTNVVLVIQESWTGKFVWPVSDGYWLGKEITPYYNQLAKKGHSFRKFYANGGRTSNALLSVLTSIPDRPGLTAIRTPQILSHFSAIGNIFSELGYETSFITGDDLKFDSLATILPHFGFKTLIGKEDFRKSGLYQIGAWGYDDEHLYSKAIQEMDIYQKNNKPFLMTILTMTTHYPYKVPNPKYEIFDSSVTDFDYLNTYHYSDAALEGFMKEIQKRKYFDDTLFVFVGDHTHHRYLSYYEDRMVPFLLFSPKYIKPKLDERISSQLDVLPTILGVIGRETYFSGFGKNLMAPNVKSGSTYFAYGSACGWIDEEKILYQSVDGDTQFIFQMVPPYAEDPVCNPNRTNCTNQTLKAKAFFNLSLELMNRNAIYPLEGRLRYSRK
- a CDS encoding lysophospholipid acyltransferase family protein, with the translated sequence MAKIPVVDNLIEKNLHGLSVHYGRLVMKVYLRITLLVFGKASPYLIRGLYRSVTGNREKRIKEFLEGTKIWAEDVKKITKTKVLVFNEFTVPEKGHMIFLNHVNEMDFPYDCYVIRKPFLANQVIKKAWFAYWWMTAMGSQVFDNSKAMSIAVSVKNLIEGLKTTSYIVYPEGKNTYSEEIQPLKKGMVKIAFDQKIPVFVAVKSGITTYQEYQKGNVIGYLGLGIHNPSDFSNWEEFQDHLYRLMHSKKQELDGMLEVERKKLLST
- a CDS encoding dual specificity protein phosphatase family protein, with protein sequence MNSESAILFTQCLQNDFTSLLDKYDPLPNSLHIGYAEANRLLGEMVEDGPVFSLMDWAYETEPNRLKLIHIRDWHDPNSKSQEDHLIQFGYHCIKDTKGAEFVFENWIQKDPKRAEIINASGLNDFVDTNLESVLKPYKGKPIKVGITGVWTEAKITFLCYDLKTRYPEFELAVCSALTASSSLSMHFIALDQLKQILGVQVFSSIGAFTEFLTGEQPNVVKRISTNARISSEKLKLDPKYPISDLDKQILLYLFRDCKEVEFKTLDGGFSGNVVLKSKSTDHLGHAQVPCVVKIGSRDLIAKERTSFERIQEVLGNNAPSIVDFCELNDRGAIKYRYAAMLDGNVKTFQKVYGSMADGSGLDRVIDIVFGEQLGRLFEAASTEKLNLLEYYDFQAKYAKSVRSRVESILGGPQTNDTIRILPGYEVGNPCIFYEKDLRALKEYNAISHNTSYVHGDLNGANIIIDAQENVWMIDFFHTHRGHIIRDLLKLENDVLYIFCKIETEAEWKEALILTEILHRQEDLGIPLPFEAPKELSNDKFRKAYRVVAKLRSYYPRLVKLDRDPYQMHVGALRYAMHTISFDECNEWQKKWALYVGAKLIDKIKSYIQKSKVLRIDYLNSIQNETMGSISNIGLTILPGRKDRGRVLQDDLQTIKNEGITHILSLITEQEYIQYGVTDLKSEIPKLGLEQKQLSILDQKVPNLSQMKEIVEWMDSVFSKKQKILIHCVGGLGRSGTVACAYLIWKYKMDAESAIQKVRESRSERAVESHEQIRFLELWEKTIRN
- a CDS encoding LIC11274 family protein → MKQSLLILMMSLVMQAPMFAESVSSKSYQKRIELLTYLRELEPVVKNFRGEDAEGKPTELNAPEGKEGFRMKKYLEAKRIYQEGLQYHFEGNFPSAYQRFLECQLAVEKMTEELSQLYILRAEEMMKTAMERKNPNNPLDKALLDISIEYGKGSYFRQDVMDLPREAPFQRRMYDPKEAHYSYNKYDIEKNMELGYKHLGLAKEARANALKVERNLEKHQKLQPSHRKYRIELYFGAINLARDSKANAINIYKLKYPYDNYYLNNSQAKSEAVKDETGASVEGQPVKVDGVTYDFSKNPYVKYDHRIQAMFDVRVPEEYRVDHADVRGRVYDYDSNNMVFMKYDQERKKALNVPAKPAQGTTNTPQQ
- a CDS encoding DUF2225 domain-containing protein is translated as MSQAAAQSKKVSFRAKESTACPICDENHQKEQMFQGGGRLIAGKLAQDLRRLYEKNRKFGRVSPLDYVMTVCPRCLYSSFPKDWNALNPADNEAIRMATDARRSYIEKILGPLDFTQDRQIVLGAASYLLGMDCYQLRGVSVAPTPKKAVCAIRAAWYFSDLHDEFPHIGYDKIRDLLYQKAAVIYGYTLELMQNGNEPVDQAAGMLGPDTDNNWGFDGVIYLNAFLTKKFKDQMAPKPEDQVLLLSRAKRTLARLYGSGKASKGKPGPIVEMTRELYDEYNAILEAMGGEK